A segment of the Parasynechococcus marenigrum WH 8102 genome:
GTAACGCTCCGGGTCGCTCACTGGGTAGGCAAACACCGTTGCACCTTCCGCTCGCCCGTCACTGCTCACCAGCTGTGGCACAAGGTCGTGACCGTGAAACAGGTTGTCTCCCAACACAAGAGCTGCGGGTGCCCCATCCAGGAAATCAGCGCCGATGAGGAAAGCCTGCGCCAACCCATCCGGGCTGGGCTGCACGGCGTATTGAATGGTCATGCCCCAGCGACTGCCATCGCCAAGCAACCGCTGAAAGGCCTCCTGATCATGGGGTGTGGTGATGATCAACATCTCACGGATCCCCGCCAGCATCAGGGTGCTGAGCGGGTAGTAGATCATCGGCTTGTCGTACACCGGCAGCAATTGTTTACTCACCGCCTGGGTGATCGGATGCAGCCGCGTGCCACTGCCCCCGGCCAGGATGATTCCCTTGCGGCGAGAGGGATGAGACACGGTTTCTCGAAAGTTGGCGATATTTCAGCACAGGAGAGGTGTGGGAGAAGGCAACGCTCAATTGCGCCAGTCGAGCCAGGGGAGGCCAGGGGCAATGGCCGGTGTTGTTGACCGGTACACCGCATATTCCGGATGCAGCTGAAGGAGAGATCGTTCCTCCCGGCGGGCTTTGCCCCCCAACACCGCCACGAGCCCCATTAGCAAGATCAAGTGCAGAAGACTGCCGATGGAGAGCGCCACGCCCAGCGAGCAGAGCAACACGGCCTGGTACATCGGGTGCCGGCAGCGTTGGTAGGGCCCCTGGAGGATCAAGCGGTTTCCCTGCTTGGCTTCAGGCAATGGAGACAGGCTGCTGCCGAGGGCTGTAAAGGCTTGCGCTGCTACACCAAAGCCGCTCAAAAGCAGCAGCACGCCGACGATGAAGACGGGCCGGGGCCACATGCCCAACCCCCAGTCGGCGGGGGCAGGCCAGGGCGGTAGCAGGTGTGCCGTGATCAATAGCAACTGGGCGAGTAGGAACCACTCGCCGCGGCGGTTATCGAGCCAGCCTCCCCAGCTCAGTCCCCAGCCAGAGAACATCCCGTTGCCCCTGATCAATGCCCTGACGCTACGGCGTTGTTAAAGCTCGTCTCGAACCAGTTGTTGAGCTGTCTTGTCATCCAGTGAGCTCAGGTCGCAGCTGTCCGTCAGCTCCTGACCCAACAGATCAGCAGCCTTGCGGACCTGGGGGTTCTCCAGCACGGCAGCACTGATACCCATCTCTTGCAGGGCGATGGCAGTGGCTTGATTGGCCTGCTGTTGGGACAGCTGCTCCCTTCTCACCAGACACTCGCCATTGGCCAGCGACCCAGCGGCAAAGGCGCGGATGCTGCGGGCCAGTTCCAGCCGCGCCACCTTGCGGATGGTCTCCGGTGACATGGTCTCCGCTCGCACCATCGGTGCCCAAAGGGCCAGCCCACCGATCAGCAGTCCGATGGGCGTGATGCCAGCCATGGTTCAGTCGAGCCGTGGAAAACGCTCAGCGATGGAGTCGCCCGTGAAGGTCGCGACCCAGCCTTCGCTGTTGTTGAAAAAGCGCAGGGCGCAGAACGATGGGGTTGGTCCCATGTCGAACCAGTGGCGGGTCCCGGCCGGGACGCTGATCAGGTCGCCGCGTTCACACAGCGTCACCAGCACCTCCTTGTCGATGTGCAACGAGAACAGCCCCTGGCCCTCAACGAAAAAGCGCACCTCGTCTTCGGCGTGGGTGTGTTCCGACAGGAATTTGTTGCGCAGAGCCTCCCTCTCCGGGTGATCCGGCGTCATTCGGATGGCATCCACCGTTTGATAACCACCATCCCTCTGGACCCTGGCCACCTCTGAGGCGTAGGTCGTCAGGATCGTGCTCTGATCGGCATCTGGGGGTAGGGCATGGGCAGCAGGCCACTGCTCAAAGCCGACACACCGGTCGGCCAGTTCAGCCTGGATCGAGGCTGGGTCGTTGCAGACCAGCTTCGGCAGTGGAAGGGCGCCATCACCGCCATCCCCGTGGTCTGGAAAGATGCTGAGACGACTCATCGCCGGGCTCCCGGAGGACCGTTCCGCTGTCCATCATCAACCCGACCGTGCCCGCCGGCCTCACGCTGGTGGGGGTTGGCCCCGGCGATCCTGAGCTGTTGACGCTGGCGGCGGTGCGGGCGATCGAACAGGCCGATGTGGTGGCCACACCGGTGGCCCGTGAGGGGAGCGCCAGCATGGCCGCCACCATTGCCTCCCACTGCATCAGTACCAAGCAGCGCCTGCTGCCGTTGTTGTTCCCGATGGTGTCGGCAGCTAGACCCAGGCGTGAGGCCTGGCATCTGGCGGCCGATGCCCTCGCCGCGGAAGTGAAGGCAGGACAGGCGGTTGTGCTGCTCTGTGAAGGGGATGCCTCCCTGTTCGCCACCGGCAGCTACGTCCTGCTGGCGCTTCAGCAGCGCCATCCTGATTGCCCCACGCGGGTGATTCCAGGCATCACGGCGATCTCCGCCGCAGCAGCTTCTGCGGGCTGGCCCCTCGCCCTGCAACAGGACCAGTTGCTGGTGATGCCCTGTCCCGAGACACCTGATGCTCTGACTGGTCTGCTCGAGACGGCAGCGCAGCATCCCAGGGTGCTGGCCTTGATGAAACTGGGCCATCGCTGGGCCTGGGTTCGTCCTCTGCTGGAGCGCCAGAACATGCTCAGTGGAGCGCTGTTCGCTGAACGGGTGGGTTGGCCAGACCAGATCGTTCGCTCAGCTGGTGACATTGAGGCGAGTGAGCGCCCCTACTTCTCCCTGCTGCTGGTGCGTCAGGGCTGGCCCGACGTGCTGCCCTGAATTCCAGGGCGTCGTGGCACCAGGGAGCGGTTGAACGCTCCAGGAGTTGATCCTCCCAGGAGCAGCCGTTTCAGCAGCATCAACAGCCCCAGCACTTCCCGCCGTGGCCGCCGTTCCGGCCAAATCCCATCGCAGCAGAACAACCAGCGGATGAGGCTGTGCTGCTGTCGCTGGTTGAGCTCCCCCCAGTGAAGGCTCACCCGATTAGGTTGGGCCTTCAGCACCACGACCGGTAGAGGCGGCACGTCAGACGTCCATTGCAATTTACTGCTGGCAACGAGGGGTGTCAGGGCTGTGGCAAAAGCCAGCTCCACACCGCTTTCACTGATGGCAGTGATCCGGCACGGATGGCGATGCCCCCCGGCATCGATCAGCTCGGCGGCGTGATCCAGGCTGAGCCAGGGGGAGGGATCGCTCTGGGGAGGATCCCAGCAGGCGCGCAGGGCCA
Coding sequences within it:
- a CDS encoding methyltransferase family protein → MFSGWGLSWGGWLDNRRGEWFLLAQLLLITAHLLPPWPAPADWGLGMWPRPVFIVGVLLLLSGFGVAAQAFTALGSSLSPLPEAKQGNRLILQGPYQRCRHPMYQAVLLCSLGVALSIGSLLHLILLMGLVAVLGGKARREERSLLQLHPEYAVYRSTTPAIAPGLPWLDWRN
- a CDS encoding 1,2-dihydroxy-3-keto-5-methylthiopentene dioxygenase; its protein translation is MSRLSIFPDHGDGGDGALPLPKLVCNDPASIQAELADRCVGFEQWPAAHALPPDADQSTILTTYASEVARVQRDGGYQTVDAIRMTPDHPEREALRNKFLSEHTHAEDEVRFFVEGQGLFSLHIDKEVLVTLCERGDLISVPAGTRHWFDMGPTPSFCALRFFNNSEGWVATFTGDSIAERFPRLD
- the cobI gene encoding precorrin-2 C(20)-methyltransferase; its protein translation is MPAGLTLVGVGPGDPELLTLAAVRAIEQADVVATPVAREGSASMAATIASHCISTKQRLLPLLFPMVSAARPRREAWHLAADALAAEVKAGQAVVLLCEGDASLFATGSYVLLALQQRHPDCPTRVIPGITAISAAAASAGWPLALQQDQLLVMPCPETPDALTGLLETAAQHPRVLALMKLGHRWAWVRPLLERQNMLSGALFAERVGWPDQIVRSAGDIEASERPYFSLLLVRQGWPDVLP